The Methanoplanus sp. FWC-SCC4 genome has a window encoding:
- a CDS encoding NUDIX hydrolase, with protein sequence MKKIDDIYTGRRMKVERVEVDLPGGVKLERIVVKPGGAVAMLPVEGDYCYLIKQYRFPIEEYIYEAPAGTMEDGESPEETAHRELIEEIGMKAGKVIPKGYIYSTPGFTDERIYLFEASSLSPSNEFQMDEHELIEVVKVKKSEIHEMIDDGRIVDAKTICLAYKCLGDSLK encoded by the coding sequence ATGAAGAAGATTGATGATATCTACACCGGCAGAAGAATGAAGGTCGAAAGAGTTGAGGTTGACCTGCCCGGAGGCGTAAAGCTGGAAAGAATTGTCGTAAAGCCGGGCGGTGCCGTTGCAATGCTTCCGGTAGAAGGCGACTACTGCTATCTGATAAAACAGTACAGGTTTCCGATTGAGGAATATATCTATGAGGCTCCGGCAGGGACAATGGAGGACGGTGAATCTCCTGAAGAGACCGCACACCGTGAGCTGATTGAAGAGATCGGTATGAAGGCAGGGAAGGTAATTCCCAAAGGCTACATCTATTCAACCCCCGGATTCACTGATGAGAGGATATATCTCTTTGAAGCCTCTTCGCTTTCACCCTCAAACGAGTTTCAGATGGATGAGCATGAGCTGATTGAGGTTGTAAAGGTGAAAAAATCCGAGATCCACGAGATGATAGACGACGGAAGAATTGTAGATGCGAAGACTATCTGTCTTGCATACAAGTGTCTTGGGGATTCTCTCAAATGA
- the queC gene encoding 7-cyano-7-deazaguanine synthase QueC produces the protein MKAVCLISGGMDSSTLAYYAKDKGYDILALHTRYGQRTEEKELACAKKIAESLGALEFMEISLDHLIKFGGSSLTDKKIDVPVHNPDETETEGIPNTYVPFRNANLLSIATSYAETRDADAIFIGVQASDYAGYPDCRPEFVDAFSKVIELGTSDDTEIKLMTPFVNFNKTEILKIGFDLGVPYEHTWSCYESNHPACGVCDSCHYRLKAFEELGIKDPIEYK, from the coding sequence ATGAAAGCAGTATGCCTAATCTCCGGCGGAATGGATTCATCTACTCTTGCATATTATGCAAAGGACAAAGGATACGATATCCTTGCTCTTCACACACGTTACGGACAGAGAACTGAGGAAAAAGAGCTTGCATGTGCAAAAAAAATTGCAGAATCACTTGGTGCACTGGAATTCATGGAAATATCCCTTGATCATCTGATAAAATTCGGCGGAAGTTCACTGACGGATAAAAAGATTGACGTGCCTGTTCACAACCCTGATGAAACAGAGACAGAAGGGATTCCAAACACATATGTGCCGTTTCGGAATGCAAACCTTTTATCAATTGCAACAAGCTATGCCGAAACAAGAGATGCTGATGCAATATTTATCGGGGTTCAGGCATCCGATTATGCAGGGTATCCCGACTGCCGTCCGGAATTTGTGGATGCATTCTCAAAGGTGATTGAACTCGGGACATCGGATGACACTGAGATAAAACTTATGACTCCTTTTGTAAACTTCAATAAAACAGAGATATTAAAGATCGGCTTTGACCTCGGGGTTCCATATGAACACACATGGTCATGCTACGAGAGTAATCACCCTGCATGCGGTGTCTGTGATTCATGCCATTACAGACTGAAAGCATTTGAAGAACTCGGGATAAAAGATCCAATAGAATATAAATAA
- a CDS encoding 7-carboxy-7-deazaguanine synthase QueE, whose translation MKVIEIFRSLQGEGRHQGSVTTFIRLSGCNLNCKWCDTPESHEGGIDMDIPEIVRAVENLGSKDICVTGGEPLLWMEELVSLLRELSKKGYHIEIETNGTIDPTPCMEYAEICMDMKCPSSEEESDSSLIPLLRPTDSVKFVTGGSGDLKYAKKVIESSGCSAEIFISPVWGADMGEIADYIIDNMMPVRFQVQLHKIIGVK comes from the coding sequence ATGAAAGTTATTGAAATATTCAGAAGTTTACAGGGGGAAGGGAGGCATCAGGGGAGTGTTACAACCTTCATCCGCCTTTCAGGGTGCAACCTTAACTGCAAATGGTGTGATACGCCTGAATCCCACGAAGGCGGCATTGATATGGACATTCCCGAAATAGTGCGGGCGGTTGAGAACCTGGGATCAAAAGATATCTGCGTAACAGGTGGTGAGCCGCTGTTGTGGATGGAAGAACTCGTTTCTCTCTTAAGAGAATTATCTAAAAAGGGATATCATATAGAGATTGAGACAAACGGGACGATCGATCCCACACCGTGTATGGAATATGCGGAAATCTGCATGGATATGAAGTGCCCGTCATCTGAAGAGGAGAGCGACAGTTCATTAATTCCCCTTCTCCGTCCTACTGACTCCGTAAAATTTGTAACGGGAGGATCCGGGGATTTAAAGTACGCAAAAAAAGTCATCGAATCCTCCGGATGCAGTGCGGAAATATTCATATCTCCCGTATGGGGGGCTGATATGGGAGAGATTGCAGATTATATAATAGACAATATGATGCCTGTAAGGTTTCAGGTACAGCTTCACAAGATTATTGGAGTGAAATAA
- a CDS encoding 6-carboxytetrahydropterin synthase has protein sequence MSIRIYKEVYFEASHRLLHYEGKCFRLHGHQWRAELWVEGDIDADSQILVDYNMIKKVIDRYDHEVILNEEDPMVPCISNFQEVVTTKGDPTSELLSERIAREVEEECSKYGIAARVAKCRIWESTTCFAEWTP, from the coding sequence ATGAGCATCCGCATCTACAAAGAAGTATATTTTGAGGCGAGCCACCGCCTCCTGCATTATGAAGGGAAATGTTTCCGCCTTCACGGACATCAGTGGAGGGCGGAGTTATGGGTGGAAGGCGACATAGACGCCGATTCACAGATTTTAGTTGACTACAACATGATCAAAAAAGTGATTGACCGCTATGATCATGAGGTAATACTCAATGAGGAGGACCCGATGGTGCCCTGTATCTCAAATTTCCAGGAGGTCGTGACAACAAAAGGCGACCCGACAAGTGAACTTCTCTCTGAGAGGATTGCAAGGGAAGTGGAAGAAGAATGCAGTAAATACGGCATAGCTGCAAGGGTTGCAAAATGCAGAATCTGGGAATCCACTACCTGCTTTGCCGAATGGACACCCTGA
- a CDS encoding ArsR/SmtB family transcription factor: MRLSPKTLKELSDTLSFLGNEQRINIIRSISSEEKFAREISEELGISRPLVNIYLKQLEKAGFVEGINRTSDEPPYLRRYYRALPFELSVNLDEIKKFTEV, from the coding sequence TTGAGGCTGTCACCAAAAACACTAAAGGAACTCTCGGATACATTATCATTTCTTGGAAATGAACAGAGGATCAATATAATCCGCTCTATATCTTCAGAGGAAAAATTTGCAAGGGAAATCTCTGAAGAACTGGGAATATCAAGACCGCTTGTAAACATATACTTAAAACAGCTTGAAAAGGCAGGGTTTGTTGAAGGCATAAACAGGACATCTGATGAACCGCCTTATCTTAGGAGATATTACCGGGCTTTGCCTTTTGAACTATCAGTAAACCTTGATGAAATAAAAAAATTCACGGAGGTATGA